ACACAAGTGCTAAACCTTCGCCTTGATTTTGAACATCAAACTGGAGTTTTTCAAAAGCTATTTCCTCTTGCATTCCTTGACGATAACCATCAAGGCGATAGGCATTCCAGTGTCCGGCGGGTGAGAGGTTGAATTCCCAATATCGCGCAGAGTTCTTGATGCCAAGAAAGAACTCAAAGCAGGTATCTTTCCACAATTCATGCTTGCGTGATGGTGTGTTTGATATGGGAAAAATCGCAATTTCATTTAAATCGCCTTCAAGCATATAGCGGATGGCAAGTTTATTACCATTTCGGGCAATATTACCTGAAATTTTCAAATTAGGCGGCGATTCATTAGAAGGAAAGGGTTGTAGGAAAAATGTCTGCTCGTTCATTTCATATCTTTGATAATGTTATGAATCTGCATTTCTTGAGATTCGATACTTTCGGTAAGCTTAAACTGAACGATCGCTCTTGCCAAGTTATGTTCTGGGTGCTTCACTTTAAAGTAAACATTCCCAGCTAAATAATCCGCAAAAAATCTCAATCCTAATTCAAAGGCGATGAGACGGATGGCATCATATATGTATGCATAGTCATTCTCAGTAAGAAACGCTTTTGCTACAGAGAGATAGCCTTGTAAGATTCCCTGACACAAGTCGGTGTCAAAATAAACACTTTCCCAATTCTCGGTTTCTTCACCAGCCGGATTGCAGCCCGATCGCAAACAATCACCAATATCGTAATGTACCAGAC
This genomic interval from Nostoc sp. KVJ3 contains the following:
- a CDS encoding DOMON-like domain-containing protein, giving the protein MNEQTFFLQPFPSNESPPNLKISGNIARNGNKLAIRYMLEGDLNEIAIFPISNTPSRKHELWKDTCFEFFLGIKNSARYWEFNLSPAGHWNAYRLDGYRQGMQEEIAFEKLQFDVQNQGEGLALVLDLDLGKIISVEQAIEVAITTVIKDRGGEVTYWALTHVGTEADFHLRDSFIIQL